From the genome of Triticum aestivum cultivar Chinese Spring chromosome 3B, IWGSC CS RefSeq v2.1, whole genome shotgun sequence, one region includes:
- the LOC123071723 gene encoding protein FAR1-RELATED SEQUENCE 12 isoform X2, protein MECQSEVSKAPSLAICDVQSDAESAVHTRPSLDIGFTTPQKSYSAPFCGSSCTPECDDAIRPAIGMTFADLNAAKEFYEAYAHHVGFSVRVGQQKIVNGVITHKRFYCDREGFREERKGCLVALPTSASY, encoded by the exons ATGGAATGCCAAAGTGAAGTGAGCAAGGCTCCTTCTTTGGCTATTTGTGATGTCCAGTCTGACGCAGAATCAGCCGTCCACACTAGGCCAAGTCTGGACATTGGGTTTACTACACCACAGAAATCCTATAGTGCACCTTTTTGT GGCTCATCTTGTACTCCAGAGTGTGATGATGCCATCAGACCAGCCATTGGGATGACTTTTGCTGATTTGAACGCAGCCAAGGAGTTCTATGAAGCTTATGCACATCATGTTGGTTTTTCAGTACGTGTGGGGCAGCAAAAGATTGTCAATGGTGTCATTACTCACAAGCGTTTCTACTGTGACCGTGAAGGTTTCCGTGAAGAGCGGAAAG